The genomic window ATCTGCTTTCACATAGTTAATGAGCTTTGCACCGCGCTCCGCAGCACTTTTCGCCACTTCCATCGTTAAACGAGCATCATCTGTACGGTATTCTACGTACATCCCAGCTCCCTTAAGCCCTTCACTTGCTAAAATACTTTCTTTCTTTAATGCTTCTTTCGCGTTCATCATCGTCCGACGTTCGTCTTTTTTCACTCCGGCTAAGCGATCATATACAGATAATCCTAGCGACGTTGTAAAGGAGTTAAACGTTCCTCCTTTATAGAACGGGAGCATCATTCGAACTGGTTCTGTTACATGGGGCGCATTTTCATAAACAATGGCCCGCTCTTTTCCAACTTCTGCAACGAGTTTAATTTCAAATTGCTTTAAGTAGCGTAAGCCACCATGTATTAATTTCGTAGAACGACTGGATGTTCCTGCTGCAAAATCTTGCATCTCGATTAACCCTGTGTTTAACCCTCTTGTTTGTGCATCCAAAGCAATTCCTGTACCTGTAATTCCTCCACCAATGACTAATAAATCTAGCTGTTGCTCTTGCATGCTTTGAAGTGTGTCCGCTCTTGTAACTGTTGAAAATGGCATTGTTTTCCCTCCTAAGAAAATACAAAAAAAGGGGACCACAACATTCTCAAGCAGGCAGTTTGCCTACTTAAGTGCTGTAATCCCCTCATCGTCTCAAAGATTTTATCATTAACTTGTTACTCTTAGTGTACGCCTTTTTCTTTCGTTCGTAAAGTATTACGGTTTGAACGTCATTGTTGCGTCAACCGCTTTTTTCCAACCACTGTACAATTCGTTTCGTTCTTTCTCCTTCATATCAGGGCTGAACGAACGATCCATCTTCCATTGTTTCGCGATATCTTCCTTACTTTCCCAGACGCCGACTGCTAGTCCTGCAAGGTATGCAGCTCCTAATGCCGTTGTTTCTGTGACAGAAGGAATTTCTACTGGCGCATCAAGCAAATCGCTTTGAAACTGCATAAGGAAGTTGTTGGCTACTGCACCACCATCTGCTCGAAGTTTCTTCGATTCAATTCCAGCATCGCTCTCCATTGCTGTCATAACATCTTTCGTTTGGTACGCAAGGGATTCAAGCGTGGCGCGAACAATATGAGATCGCTCGGTTCCACGGGTTAATCCAAACATCGCTCCTCTAGCTTCACTGTCCCAGTAAGGTGTGCCTAAGCCAACAAAGGCAGGAACTAAGTACACACCATCTGATGACGTAATGCGTGTGGCAAGCTCTTCACTTTGTGGTGAATTTTCGATAAGCTGAATGCCATCGCGAAGCCACTGAATCGCTGATCCTGCTACGAAGATACTTCCTTCAAGCGCATACTCCACTTTGCCATCGATTCCCCATGCAAGGGTCGTTAACAGACCATTCTTCGATTCCACTGCTTTTTCGCCTGTATTCATTAGAATAAAGCAACCCGTACCATACGTGTTTTTGACCATACCTTCTTCAAAACAAGCTTGTCCAAAGAGAGCTGCGTGCTGGTCTCCTGCTACACCTGCAATCGGAATATTTTCACCAAAGAAATGATAGTCTACCGTTTCTGCATACACTTCTGAAGAGGAGCGTACTTCTGGTAACATACATTTTGGTATGTCTAGAATCTCTAATAATTCATCATCCCATTTTAACTCATGTATGTTGTACATGAGTGTCCGTGCCGCATTCGTATAATCGGTAACGTGTGCTTTTCCTCCACTTAGCTTCCAAATTAACCAAGAGTCAATGGTTCCGAAGAGAAGCTCTCCTTTTTCCGCTCGCTCTTTCGCACCTTCTACGTTATCTAAAATCCACTTTACTTTCGTTCCTGAAAAATAAGGGTCGATCAGTAGTCCTGTTTTCTTTCTAAACAGCTCATTATGGCCAGCATCTCGTAATTCTTTACAGATGCCTGCGGTTTGCCTAGATTGCCATACTAACGCATTGTATACCGGCTTCCCAGTTGCCTTGTCCCACACAACGGTTGTTTCACGCTGATTCGTAATGCCGATCCCTGAAATGTCTCCAGGCTTCACATCAGATTCAGAGAAAATCTCGGCAATAACCGCTAGT from Shouchella hunanensis includes these protein-coding regions:
- the glpK gene encoding glycerol kinase GlpK, whose product is MKKKYILAIDQGTTSSRAILFDDKGEMLQTAQREFKQYFPKPGWVEHNANEIWTSVLAVIAEIFSESDVKPGDISGIGITNQRETTVVWDKATGKPVYNALVWQSRQTAGICKELRDAGHNELFRKKTGLLIDPYFSGTKVKWILDNVEGAKERAEKGELLFGTIDSWLIWKLSGGKAHVTDYTNAARTLMYNIHELKWDDELLEILDIPKCMLPEVRSSSEVYAETVDYHFFGENIPIAGVAGDQHAALFGQACFEEGMVKNTYGTGCFILMNTGEKAVESKNGLLTTLAWGIDGKVEYALEGSIFVAGSAIQWLRDGIQLIENSPQSEELATRITSSDGVYLVPAFVGLGTPYWDSEARGAMFGLTRGTERSHIVRATLESLAYQTKDVMTAMESDAGIESKKLRADGGAVANNFLMQFQSDLLDAPVEIPSVTETTALGAAYLAGLAVGVWESKEDIAKQWKMDRSFSPDMKEKERNELYSGWKKAVDATMTFKP